In the genome of Kitasatospora cathayae, one region contains:
- a CDS encoding polysaccharide deacetylase family protein → MHRTATRRRPSLPTLPIRPSRPGAGRGRLIAGCIAVAAVLGLSACGAASGALQPSTNAAAPDTGSTQQPQPTGSGATTSAPAPGSDAATGSGPTAPPATAKPRTPTAPTGSPVGSPPTGTPAAPPTGTPAAPPAAPPAHTGTATKVIGSTASGGRTVALTFDDGPGPATGQILDLLAQYHVKATFCEIGQNAAANPALVKRVLAEGHRLCDHSVHHPQPFEKLPHDKAVYEIGAAHDMIVKAGGPGTQVSWFRAPGGGFTADNEHIAAGLGMSSLGWSVDPRDWARPGVPAIVSTVQSQLKPGGVILMHDGGGDRSQTVAALKQLLPWLIAQGYTFDCPAA, encoded by the coding sequence ATGCACCGGACCGCCACCCGCCGCCGCCCGTCGCTTCCGACTCTCCCGATCCGTCCGTCCCGTCCGGGCGCGGGCCGCGGTCGGCTGATCGCGGGCTGCATCGCGGTGGCCGCCGTCCTGGGGCTGTCCGCGTGCGGCGCCGCCAGCGGGGCGCTGCAGCCGAGCACCAACGCCGCCGCCCCCGACACCGGCTCGACGCAGCAGCCGCAGCCGACCGGCAGCGGGGCCACCACCAGCGCGCCCGCCCCCGGCTCGGACGCCGCCACCGGCTCCGGCCCGACCGCGCCGCCGGCCACCGCGAAGCCGCGCACGCCCACCGCGCCGACCGGCTCCCCGGTCGGCTCCCCGCCCACCGGCACGCCCGCGGCGCCGCCCACCGGCACGCCCGCGGCGCCGCCCGCCGCACCGCCCGCCCACACCGGGACGGCGACCAAGGTGATCGGCTCCACCGCCTCCGGCGGCCGCACCGTCGCGCTCACCTTCGACGACGGCCCCGGCCCGGCCACCGGCCAGATCCTCGACCTGCTCGCCCAGTACCACGTCAAGGCCACCTTCTGCGAGATCGGCCAGAACGCCGCCGCCAACCCGGCCCTGGTGAAGCGGGTGCTGGCCGAGGGTCACCGGCTCTGCGACCACAGCGTCCACCACCCGCAGCCGTTCGAGAAGCTCCCCCACGACAAGGCGGTGTACGAGATCGGCGCCGCCCACGACATGATCGTCAAGGCCGGCGGGCCGGGCACCCAGGTCAGCTGGTTCCGCGCACCGGGCGGCGGCTTCACGGCGGACAACGAGCACATCGCGGCCGGTCTCGGGATGTCCTCGCTCGGCTGGTCCGTCGACCCGCGCGACTGGGCCCGTCCGGGCGTGCCCGCGATCGTCTCCACCGTGCAGAGCCAGCTCAAGCCCGGCGGGGTGATCCTGATGCACGACGGCGGCGGCGACCGCAGCCAGACCGTGGCCGCGCTCAAGCAGCTGCTGCCCTGGCTGATCGCCCAGGGTTACACCTTCGACTGCCCCGCCGCGTAA
- a CDS encoding cold-shock protein, producing the protein MATGTVKWFNSEKGFGFIEQDGGGPDVFAHYSNIVAQGFRELVEGQRVEFDVTQGQKGPQGENIRVI; encoded by the coding sequence ATGGCTACCGGCACCGTGAAGTGGTTCAACAGCGAAAAGGGCTTCGGCTTCATCGAGCAGGACGGCGGCGGCCCGGACGTCTTCGCCCACTACTCGAACATCGTCGCCCAGGGCTTCCGTGAGCTCGTCGAGGGCCAGCGCGTCGAGTTCGACGTCACCCAGGGCCAGAAGGGCCCGCAGGGCGAGAACATCCGCGTCATCTGA
- a CDS encoding DEAD/DEAH box helicase gives MTTPARTPRDRATDRTTTRSADRATDRSGDRATDQGRTGRPRRTGDNPERARRAVDGADRARKPRNRTGAPKTGAAKATRTAVPEPADFTVVEGTPARPPAASFAELDLPKAILSALTREGVTEPFPIQAATLPDSIAGRDVLGRGRTGSGKTLAFGLPLLARTAGRRADARHPLALVLVPTRELAQQVTEALTPYATAVNLRITTVVGGMGIGRQANAVRRGTEVLVATPGRLDDLIGRGDVNLSDVAITVLDEADQMADMGFLPQVSKLLEQVAEGGQRMLFSATLDRNVDRLVKRFLADPVTHSVDPSAGAVTTMDHHVLQLEPADKASATAHIASRDGRVIMFVHTKHGADRLAKQLRATGVMAAALHGGKSQPQRNRVLDQFRDGEVTALIATNVAARGIHIDGLDLVVNVDPPIDHKDYLHRGGRTARAGESGTVVTLVLPEQRREVNRLMTVAGIRPTVTKIRPGDADLARITGARTPSGVPVALAVPAAAQPAAPVTADGKAAEGKSGSPRRRSGKRSGLPTDVDMNGNPRRPRPKQRLGAAGQGERPQAAGFIGRSSGRARPGSGSKSGANYGTGRQRRKFD, from the coding sequence GTGACCACCCCTGCCCGCACGCCCCGCGACCGCGCCACCGACCGCACCACCACCCGGTCGGCCGACCGCGCCACCGACCGATCCGGTGACCGTGCCACCGACCAGGGCCGCACCGGCCGCCCGCGCCGCACCGGGGACAACCCCGAGCGCGCCCGCCGCGCCGTGGACGGCGCCGACCGCGCCCGCAAGCCGCGCAACCGCACCGGCGCCCCGAAGACCGGCGCCGCCAAGGCCACCCGCACCGCCGTCCCGGAGCCCGCCGACTTCACCGTCGTCGAGGGCACCCCGGCCCGGCCGCCGGCGGCCTCCTTCGCCGAGCTCGACCTGCCCAAGGCGATCCTGTCCGCGCTCACCCGCGAGGGCGTCACCGAGCCGTTCCCGATCCAGGCCGCCACCCTGCCCGACTCGATCGCCGGGCGCGACGTCCTCGGCCGCGGCCGCACCGGCTCCGGCAAGACCCTGGCCTTCGGCCTGCCGCTGCTCGCCCGCACCGCCGGGCGCCGCGCCGACGCCCGGCACCCGCTGGCGCTCGTCCTGGTACCCACCCGCGAGCTCGCCCAGCAGGTCACCGAGGCGCTCACCCCGTACGCCACCGCGGTCAACCTGCGGATCACCACCGTCGTCGGCGGCATGGGCATCGGACGGCAGGCCAACGCGGTGCGCCGCGGTACCGAGGTGCTGGTCGCCACCCCCGGCCGGCTGGACGACCTGATCGGGCGCGGTGACGTCAACCTGTCCGACGTCGCCATCACCGTCCTCGACGAGGCCGACCAGATGGCCGACATGGGCTTCCTCCCGCAGGTCAGCAAGCTGCTGGAGCAGGTCGCCGAGGGCGGGCAGCGGATGCTGTTCTCCGCGACCCTGGACCGCAACGTCGACCGGCTGGTCAAGCGCTTCCTGGCCGACCCGGTCACCCACTCGGTCGACCCCTCGGCCGGCGCCGTCACCACCATGGACCACCACGTCCTGCAGCTGGAGCCCGCCGACAAGGCCTCCGCCACCGCCCACATCGCCTCCCGCGACGGCCGCGTGATCATGTTCGTGCACACCAAGCACGGCGCCGACCGGCTCGCCAAGCAGCTGCGCGCCACCGGCGTGATGGCGGCCGCGCTGCACGGCGGCAAGTCCCAGCCGCAGCGCAACCGGGTCCTGGACCAGTTCCGCGACGGCGAGGTCACCGCGCTGATCGCCACCAACGTCGCCGCCCGCGGCATCCACATCGACGGCCTCGACCTGGTCGTCAACGTCGACCCGCCGATCGACCACAAGGACTACCTGCACCGCGGCGGCCGCACCGCCCGGGCCGGCGAGTCCGGTACGGTCGTCACCCTGGTGCTGCCCGAGCAGCGCCGCGAGGTCAACCGGCTGATGACGGTCGCCGGGATCCGCCCCACCGTCACCAAGATCCGCCCCGGCGACGCCGACCTGGCCCGGATCACCGGCGCCCGCACCCCCAGCGGCGTCCCGGTCGCGCTGGCCGTCCCGGCCGCCGCCCAGCCGGCCGCCCCGGTCACCGCCGACGGCAAGGCCGCCGAGGGCAAGTCGGGCAGCCCGCGCCGCCGCTCCGGCAAGCGCTCCGGCCTGCCCACCGACGTCGACATGAACGGCAACCCGCGCCGCCCGCGCCCCAAGCAGCGCCTCGGCGCGGCCGGCCAGGGCGAGCGGCCGCAGGCCGCCGGGTTCATCGGCCGCTCCTCCGGCCGGGCCCGGCCGGGCAGCGGCTCCAAGTCCGGCGCCAACTACGGCACCGGGCGCCAGCGCCGCAAGTTCGACTGA
- a CDS encoding MMPL family transporter has product MFHRLGHFVVRRAWWVIGAWLIAAVAIIGSAPALTTNTDESAFLPKHYESIQATDLQQKAFPSEKSPSALLLFERNDGGRLDAGDQAAMDKITQGLADKKIPLVEQVLPVSDKTGSYSQDHKYAMALVSIDKSKMQSDEFTDAAKQLRDDGKELAAGTNLKYQVGGPAATMLDQKDSSNTAGMLIGLGTVVIILLTLGIIFRSPLVALLPVLSVIIYSMVATGLIGFATDWFGLKADSSISQILTVVLYGVGTDYFLFLMFRYRERLRAGDNRKEAVANAVGRVGEAITSAAGAVVVAFSVLVLSSLGMFKALGPALAIAVGVTALASVTLVPAILCLIPQKVLFWPSKAWQREPSNARFAAIGRGVGRRPVAAALVSGLVMVGLAVAALGYKGTFDMAGSSMPKDKESMVVQDTMIKAYSAGAADPAHVLVTSENGSKIDLNALQGYVADLGKVDGVATSAMPNAERGISKDGLTVDVTVVLKDESSSNKAIDTIDRVRKVAHDQAPAGTKAYVSGTSSVYKDINTAMAHDYRLVFPIAAVLIMVILGLLLRSVVAPWYLMASVGLGFGATLGATTLVFQNIKGETGLMFMLPILIYLFVVAIGTDYNILMIARLREEAREGRDPREAASQAIRHGGPTVAAAGFILAATFGTMLLAGNTMMSEMGFSIAIGIIIAAFVMAMFFTPALTAMLGRRAWWPGHGDAKGHGEGPAARVGATLPPEPVGRR; this is encoded by the coding sequence ATGTTCCACCGACTAGGACACTTCGTCGTCCGCCGCGCCTGGTGGGTGATCGGCGCGTGGCTGATCGCCGCGGTCGCGATCATCGGATCCGCTCCCGCGCTGACCACCAACACCGACGAGTCGGCCTTCCTGCCCAAGCACTACGAGTCCATCCAGGCGACGGACCTCCAGCAGAAGGCCTTCCCGTCCGAGAAGTCGCCGTCCGCGCTGCTGCTCTTCGAGCGCAACGACGGCGGCCGGCTGGACGCCGGCGACCAGGCCGCCATGGACAAGATCACCCAGGGCCTGGCCGACAAGAAGATCCCGCTCGTCGAGCAGGTCCTCCCGGTCTCCGACAAGACGGGCTCGTACTCCCAGGACCACAAGTACGCGATGGCGCTGGTCTCCATCGACAAGTCCAAGATGCAGTCGGACGAGTTCACCGACGCCGCGAAGCAGCTTCGCGACGACGGCAAGGAACTCGCCGCCGGCACCAACCTGAAGTACCAGGTCGGCGGTCCGGCCGCGACCATGCTGGACCAGAAGGACTCCAGCAACACGGCGGGCATGCTGATCGGGCTCGGCACGGTCGTGATCATCCTGCTCACGCTCGGGATCATCTTCCGCAGCCCGCTCGTCGCGCTGCTGCCGGTGCTCTCGGTGATCATCTACTCGATGGTCGCCACCGGTCTGATCGGCTTCGCGACCGACTGGTTCGGCCTCAAGGCCGACAGCTCGATCTCGCAGATCCTCACCGTCGTGCTCTACGGCGTCGGCACCGACTACTTCCTGTTCCTGATGTTCCGCTACCGCGAGCGGCTGCGGGCCGGGGACAACCGCAAGGAGGCCGTGGCCAATGCGGTCGGTCGGGTCGGCGAGGCCATCACCTCCGCCGCCGGCGCCGTCGTGGTCGCCTTCTCGGTGCTCGTGCTGTCCAGCCTCGGCATGTTCAAGGCACTCGGCCCGGCGCTGGCCATCGCCGTCGGCGTCACCGCGCTCGCCTCGGTCACCCTGGTGCCCGCGATCCTCTGCCTGATCCCCCAGAAGGTCCTGTTCTGGCCCTCCAAGGCCTGGCAGCGCGAGCCCTCGAACGCCCGCTTCGCCGCCATCGGCCGCGGCGTCGGCCGCCGTCCGGTCGCCGCCGCCCTGGTCTCCGGCCTGGTGATGGTCGGCCTCGCGGTCGCCGCCCTCGGCTACAAGGGCACCTTCGACATGGCCGGCAGCTCCATGCCGAAGGACAAGGAGTCGATGGTCGTCCAGGACACCATGATCAAGGCCTACTCGGCCGGCGCCGCCGACCCCGCCCACGTCCTCGTCACCAGCGAGAACGGCAGCAAGATCGACCTCAACGCGCTCCAGGGCTACGTGGCCGACCTGGGCAAGGTCGACGGCGTGGCCACCTCCGCCATGCCGAACGCGGAGCGCGGCATCAGCAAGGACGGGCTCACCGTCGACGTCACCGTCGTGCTGAAGGACGAGTCGTCCAGCAACAAGGCCATCGACACCATCGACCGGGTCCGCAAGGTCGCCCACGACCAGGCGCCCGCCGGTACCAAGGCCTACGTCTCCGGCACCAGCTCCGTGTACAAGGACATCAACACGGCGATGGCCCACGACTACAGGCTGGTCTTCCCGATCGCCGCGGTGCTGATCATGGTCATCCTCGGCCTGCTGCTGCGCAGCGTGGTCGCCCCGTGGTACCTGATGGCCTCGGTCGGCCTCGGCTTCGGCGCCACCCTCGGTGCCACCACCCTGGTGTTCCAGAACATCAAGGGCGAGACCGGTCTGATGTTCATGCTGCCGATCCTGATCTACCTGTTCGTGGTCGCGATCGGCACCGACTACAACATCCTGATGATCGCCCGACTGCGCGAGGAGGCCCGCGAGGGCCGCGACCCCCGCGAGGCGGCGAGCCAGGCCATCCGCCACGGCGGCCCGACGGTGGCCGCGGCGGGCTTCATCCTGGCCGCGACCTTCGGCACCATGCTGCTGGCCGGCAACACGATGATGAGCGAGATGGGCTTCTCGATCGCGATCGGCATCATCATCGCGGCCTTCGTGATGGCGATGTTCTTCACCCCGGCGCTCACCGCCATGCTCGGCCGCCGCGCCTGGTGGCCCGGCCACGGCGACGCCAAGGGCCACGGCGAGGGCCCGGCCGCGCGGGTCGGCGCCACCCTGCCGCCGGAGCCGGTCGGCCGGCGTTGA
- a CDS encoding ricin-type beta-trefoil lectin domain protein, giving the protein MRRTSALLTTALLAGAAALAAPATAAQAAPSCGAFVAGWSAVGSCSGLDPMQTWSVGATCYYWNSTHTVQFSRPAIGGLAIGDGSVSAACSYGDSVMFPHVIMGATPPAGPTGQITGYVGKCVDVQGANIRNGTPVQIYDCNGTVAQKWRIGVDGTIRALGKCMDVSGGGTANHTMVQLWDCNGTGAQQWQARADGSLLNPQSGRCLDDLGFSTANGNQLGIWDCNGAANQKWNLPT; this is encoded by the coding sequence ATGCGCCGAACCTCCGCCCTGCTGACCACCGCCCTGCTCGCAGGGGCCGCCGCCCTGGCCGCACCGGCCACCGCCGCCCAGGCCGCACCCTCCTGCGGCGCCTTCGTCGCGGGCTGGAGCGCCGTCGGCAGCTGCAGCGGCCTCGACCCGATGCAGACCTGGTCCGTGGGCGCCACCTGTTACTACTGGAACTCCACCCACACCGTGCAGTTCTCGCGGCCCGCGATCGGCGGCCTGGCGATCGGCGACGGCAGCGTCTCCGCGGCCTGCAGCTACGGCGACAGCGTGATGTTCCCGCACGTCATCATGGGCGCCACGCCGCCGGCCGGCCCCACCGGCCAGATCACCGGCTACGTCGGCAAGTGCGTCGACGTGCAGGGCGCCAACATCCGCAACGGCACCCCCGTCCAGATCTACGACTGCAACGGCACCGTGGCGCAGAAGTGGCGGATAGGCGTCGACGGCACCATCCGCGCCCTCGGCAAGTGCATGGACGTCTCCGGCGGCGGCACCGCCAACCACACCATGGTCCAGCTCTGGGACTGCAACGGCACCGGCGCCCAGCAGTGGCAGGCCCGCGCCGACGGCTCGCTGCTCAACCCGCAGTCCGGCCGCTGCCTGGACGACCTCGGCTTCTCCACCGCCAACGGCAACCAGCTCGGCATCTGGGACTGCAACGGCGCCGCCAACCAGAAGTGGAACCTGCCGACCTGA
- a CDS encoding PIN domain-containing protein yields the protein MIYLIDTSALFRLMRDPKLKTAWYDAIDAGSIASCYPQRAELLFSARDGREYDEISELFAELYPDVSVPKNAGRWIDMVQRRMALAGRHRSASAVDLMIAATAAHHGLTVLHDDADYRTVARYATDLSEHSILDCA from the coding sequence GTGATCTATCTCATCGATACCTCCGCATTGTTCCGGCTGATGCGGGATCCGAAGCTCAAGACCGCCTGGTACGACGCGATCGACGCAGGGTCGATCGCGTCGTGCTACCCGCAGCGTGCTGAGCTCCTCTTCAGCGCACGCGACGGCCGGGAGTACGACGAGATCTCCGAGCTGTTCGCTGAGCTCTACCCCGATGTCTCGGTGCCGAAGAACGCAGGACGCTGGATCGACATGGTGCAGCGGCGGATGGCGCTCGCCGGCCGGCACCGCAGTGCCTCTGCCGTAGACCTGATGATCGCGGCGACGGCCGCGCACCATGGACTCACGGTCCTCCACGACGATGCGGACTACCGTACGGTGGCGCGGTACGCCACCGACCTGAGCGAGCACAGCATTCTGGACTGCGCCTGA
- a CDS encoding GNAT family N-acetyltransferase: MTVRPARPGDLPGFLALAAEVEHWFGPMVAEPGFHRAVERSVERGRASVAEDDRGLLGGLLFGGTPPLHHLHWLVVAERARGTGVGRALVEDALCRHRVRAPATVEVVTFGADHPGAVSSGARVFYERLGFTPAEPAEPGPEGGSRQVYRLRVT, from the coding sequence GTGACCGTACGCCCGGCCCGCCCCGGGGACCTGCCCGGCTTCCTCGCCCTGGCCGCCGAGGTCGAGCACTGGTTCGGCCCGATGGTGGCCGAACCCGGCTTCCACCGCGCGGTGGAGCGGTCCGTCGAACGGGGGCGCGCGAGCGTCGCCGAGGACGACCGGGGCCTGCTCGGCGGCCTGCTGTTCGGCGGCACGCCCCCGCTGCACCACCTGCACTGGCTGGTGGTGGCCGAGCGCGCCCGGGGCACCGGCGTCGGCCGGGCGCTGGTCGAGGACGCGCTGTGCCGCCACCGGGTCCGCGCCCCGGCCACCGTCGAGGTGGTGACCTTCGGCGCGGACCACCCCGGTGCGGTGTCCAGCGGTGCCCGGGTGTTCTACGAGCGGCTGGGCTTCACCCCGGCCGAGCCCGCAGAACCCGGACCGGAGGGCGGCTCCCGCCAGGTCTACCGGCTGCGCGTCACCTGA
- a CDS encoding sirohydrochlorin chelatase — protein MPALLLIAHGSRDPRHAATVAALVEQVRAQRPALEVATAYLDHCAPRIPQVVGRLTDAVAVPLLLNRAFHAKHDVPAALRAAGAGLPVADVLGPSPLLLAALDRRLAEAGLDLDSAVVRARTGVVLAAAGSSDPAADAATRALAAEWRRSRGWAAVEVAYASASGPRVPEALAALRAAGARQTAVAPYLLAPGLLPDRIAAAAAGADVLAGTLGPAPELAALLLQRYDQARLAAVAVPALTA, from the coding sequence ATGCCCGCCCTCCTGCTGATCGCCCACGGCAGCCGCGACCCGCGGCACGCCGCGACCGTGGCCGCCCTGGTCGAGCAGGTGCGGGCGCAGCGACCCGCCCTGGAGGTCGCCACCGCCTACCTGGACCACTGCGCGCCGCGGATCCCCCAGGTGGTCGGCCGGCTGACGGACGCGGTGGCCGTGCCGCTGCTGCTGAACCGGGCCTTCCACGCCAAGCACGACGTCCCTGCCGCCCTGCGCGCCGCCGGCGCCGGGCTGCCCGTCGCCGACGTGCTGGGGCCCTCGCCGCTGCTGCTCGCCGCCCTGGACCGCCGGCTCGCGGAGGCCGGGCTCGATCTGGACTCGGCCGTGGTCCGCGCCCGCACGGGCGTGGTGCTGGCCGCGGCCGGGTCCTCCGACCCGGCCGCCGACGCCGCCACCCGCGCGCTCGCCGCCGAGTGGCGCCGCAGCCGCGGCTGGGCCGCCGTCGAGGTCGCCTACGCCTCGGCCTCGGGGCCGCGGGTGCCGGAGGCCCTCGCCGCCCTGCGCGCGGCCGGAGCCCGGCAGACCGCCGTCGCCCCCTACCTACTGGCCCCGGGCCTGCTGCCGGACCGCATCGCCGCGGCGGCGGCCGGGGCGGACGTCCTGGCCGGCACCCTTGGCCCCGCCCCGGAGCTGGCCGCCCTGCTGCTGCAGCGCTACGACCAGGCCCGCCTGGCGGCGGTGGCGGTTCCGGCGCTCACCGCCTGA
- a CDS encoding type II toxin-antitoxin system VapB family antitoxin gives MSVTQIDIDDEALERAMALAGVRTKKEAVNLALRFYAERQERAARISRHFERAQHWEALEHAERMHRAEKDAR, from the coding sequence ATGTCCGTGACCCAGATCGACATCGATGACGAAGCGCTGGAACGCGCAATGGCTCTTGCCGGAGTGCGAACCAAGAAGGAGGCCGTGAACCTCGCACTGCGCTTCTACGCCGAGCGGCAGGAACGCGCGGCCCGCATCAGTAGGCACTTCGAGCGGGCCCAGCACTGGGAGGCCCTTGAGCATGCCGAGCGGATGCACCGGGCCGAGAAGGACGCTCGGTGA
- a CDS encoding DUF1963 domain-containing protein translates to MTDLPPGPAELVAAVPGLARYLRPATLLHPYAAQPAPGASGIGGPARWPGGEPWSHCTARHPEEDDRIPHPDPELRAVPTALVPLARIRAEDAPHLPWPEGTDLLQVLWCPNDHDDIQGERYYYGPAVELHWQRAAELAPATPPPPRHSEEEYLPQPCALRPEQLLDLPDRDELPEELARAVAEFTRRQGLEYERDRGRADGWKLGGWPSWHLTDLVPIDCGRCGERMNHLLTVESGDDPDLSVGRHGELHVFVCPVDVAHPVGLDLQ, encoded by the coding sequence GTGACCGATCTTCCACCCGGCCCCGCCGAACTCGTCGCCGCGGTACCCGGGCTCGCCCGCTACCTCCGGCCCGCCACCCTGCTGCACCCGTACGCCGCGCAACCCGCACCGGGGGCGAGCGGCATCGGCGGCCCGGCCCGGTGGCCGGGCGGCGAGCCCTGGTCGCACTGCACCGCCCGGCACCCGGAGGAGGACGACCGGATCCCCCACCCGGACCCCGAACTGCGGGCCGTCCCGACGGCCCTGGTCCCGCTCGCCCGGATCCGCGCCGAGGACGCGCCGCACCTGCCCTGGCCGGAGGGCACCGACCTGCTCCAGGTGCTCTGGTGCCCCAACGACCACGACGACATCCAGGGCGAGCGCTACTACTACGGCCCCGCCGTCGAACTCCACTGGCAGCGCGCCGCCGAACTCGCCCCCGCCACTCCCCCGCCGCCCCGGCACAGCGAGGAGGAGTACCTGCCGCAGCCGTGCGCACTGCGCCCCGAACAGCTCCTCGACCTGCCCGACCGCGACGAACTGCCCGAGGAACTCGCCCGCGCCGTCGCCGAGTTCACCCGACGGCAGGGCCTCGAGTACGAGCGGGACCGGGGCCGCGCGGACGGCTGGAAGCTGGGTGGCTGGCCGTCCTGGCACCTCACCGACCTCGTCCCGATCGACTGCGGGCGGTGCGGCGAGCGGATGAACCATCTGCTCACCGTGGAGAGCGGCGACGACCCGGACCTGTCCGTCGGGCGGCACGGCGAACTGCACGTGTTCGTCTGCCCGGTGGACGTGGCGCACCCGGTGGGGCTCGACCTGCAGTAG
- a CDS encoding phosphotransferase enzyme family protein — MIPFDEGRARLLLAHACESAGLPGPGDARLLALGENAVFDLGDPAVVAKVGRGPELYDRAHRELTVAHWLAGQDVPVVRPYGAVPAEPQLADGHPVTFWHRLAPAVRPARPADLAPLLRALHRLPLPPFPVGRRDLLAPVERWLASAEGQVDPADVAFLRHRRDAFEAALPDLVPQLHPGVIHGDALPRNVHVGPDGPVLLDLENVSHDLREHDLVVLALSHDRYGVPGEEYRAFTEAYGWDVRDWPGFAVLRGARETASASWVAQQAAGNPAALAEFGRRVASLREGATDVRWYPF, encoded by the coding sequence ATGATCCCCTTCGACGAGGGCCGCGCCCGGCTGCTGCTCGCCCACGCCTGCGAGTCCGCCGGACTGCCCGGCCCGGGTGACGCCCGGCTGCTCGCGCTCGGCGAGAACGCCGTCTTCGACCTCGGTGACCCGGCCGTGGTCGCCAAGGTCGGCCGCGGCCCCGAACTGTACGACCGGGCGCACCGCGAGCTGACCGTCGCGCACTGGCTGGCCGGGCAGGACGTCCCGGTGGTCCGCCCGTACGGGGCGGTGCCGGCCGAGCCGCAGCTGGCCGACGGGCACCCGGTCACCTTCTGGCACCGGCTCGCCCCCGCCGTCCGCCCGGCCCGCCCGGCCGACCTCGCCCCGCTGCTGCGGGCCCTGCACCGACTGCCGCTGCCGCCCTTCCCGGTCGGCCGGCGCGACCTGCTGGCGCCGGTCGAGCGCTGGCTGGCCTCCGCCGAGGGGCAGGTCGACCCGGCGGACGTCGCCTTCCTGCGCCACCGCCGGGACGCCTTCGAGGCCGCCCTGCCCGACCTCGTGCCGCAGCTGCACCCCGGGGTGATCCACGGGGACGCGCTGCCGCGCAACGTCCACGTCGGCCCGGACGGGCCGGTGCTGCTCGACCTGGAGAACGTCTCGCACGACCTGCGCGAGCACGACCTGGTGGTACTCGCGCTCAGCCACGACCGCTACGGCGTGCCGGGCGAGGAGTACCGGGCGTTCACCGAGGCGTACGGCTGGGACGTGCGGGACTGGCCCGGCTTCGCGGTGCTGCGCGGGGCCCGGGAGACGGCCAGCGCCTCCTGGGTCGCCCAGCAGGCGGCCGGGAACCCGGCGGCGCTCGCGGAGTTCGGCCGCCGGGTCGCCTCGCTCCGCGAGGGGGCCACCGACGTGCGGTGGTACCCGTTCTGA
- a CDS encoding helix-turn-helix transcriptional regulator gives MDESEERRTELSSFLRSRRARLTPQEVGLAPGVRRRTPGLRREELALLAGVGVTWYTWLEQGRDIHPSPEVLASLARTLRLDRAETAYLFRLAGSHPLDGEVGAPAEVPAALLRLMHAQWPAPAWVMDANWDVRAWNPGADALFELSGRPPQECNLAWVVFGNPLHRSRVEHWEEHARRFLAQLRAAYAERGGEATAVGRHLGRMIQHVRAEHPEADRWLAEHQVAERSGAEKVVRHEELGELRIDQHVLLAAEGLQLIVMSPRDAETAERLRRLAPTAAAV, from the coding sequence ATGGACGAGTCGGAGGAGCGCCGCACGGAGCTGTCGAGCTTCCTGCGCAGCCGTCGGGCCCGGTTGACGCCGCAGGAGGTGGGCCTGGCGCCGGGGGTGCGGCGGCGCACGCCGGGGTTGCGGCGGGAGGAGTTGGCGTTGCTGGCCGGGGTGGGGGTGACCTGGTACACGTGGCTGGAGCAGGGGCGGGACATCCACCCGTCGCCGGAGGTGCTGGCGAGTCTGGCCCGGACGCTGCGGCTGGACCGGGCTGAGACCGCGTACCTGTTCCGGCTGGCGGGCAGCCATCCGCTGGACGGGGAGGTGGGCGCGCCCGCGGAGGTCCCGGCGGCGCTGCTGCGGCTGATGCACGCGCAGTGGCCGGCGCCGGCCTGGGTGATGGACGCCAACTGGGACGTGCGGGCGTGGAATCCGGGCGCGGACGCGCTGTTCGAGCTGTCGGGCCGGCCGCCGCAGGAGTGCAACCTGGCCTGGGTGGTGTTCGGAAACCCGTTGCACCGCAGTCGGGTTGAGCACTGGGAGGAGCACGCCCGGCGTTTCCTGGCCCAGTTGCGGGCGGCGTACGCGGAGCGCGGCGGGGAGGCGACGGCGGTGGGCCGGCACCTGGGCCGGATGATCCAGCACGTGCGGGCCGAGCATCCGGAGGCGGACCGCTGGCTGGCCGAGCACCAGGTCGCGGAGCGTTCGGGGGCCGAGAAGGTGGTGCGGCACGAGGAGTTGGGCGAGCTGCGGATCGACCAGCACGTGCTGCTGGCCGCCGAGGGGCTGCAGCTGATCGTGATGTCGCCGCGTGACGCGGAGACGGCGGAGCGGCTGCGCCGGCTGGCCCCGACGGCCGCCGCGGTGTAG